The DNA window GCCATTATCGATCGGCGGGCTCGGGTCGCGGACGGCTCGGCGCTCAGTCCTGCGTGACGTTCAGGGTGATCGTGGTGCCCGCCTTCAGCGTGCGCCCGACCGTGCACACCTTGTCGATCGACCGTTCGACGAGCGCGACCAGCCGGTCCCGCGCCGCCTCGTCGAGTTCACTCAGGTCGAGCTCGAGCGTCTCCTCGAGATGCGGGTACACCTCGTTCTCCCGGTCGGCGGCACCCGAGACCCGGATCGTCGCGTCGTAGTCGTCACCGAGCCGGCGCGACAGCGGGAAGTCCGAGCTCATGCCGGAGCACGCCGCCAGCGCGATCTTGAGCAGCTCGCCGGGCGTGAACACGCCCTCCACCGATTCCGATCCGATCCGCACCTCGGCGCCGCGAGAGCTGCGACCGGTGTACAGGCGTGTGCCGGTGCGCTCCACCCACAGTTCGGTCGGAGCGGGAGCGGAGTTCGGAGTCTGTTCAGCCATGAGTGAAGATCCTGCCATCCGCCCTGTGTCGCGCCGCGCCGCCCGGGGGACTCGGGCGCTCAGGGCGAGGTCAGCAGCCGCGCGAGTCGGTCGAGGTCCTCCTCCACCATGCGGGTGTCACGGTCGAACTCGTCGTCGGTGAGTTCGAGCTGGCGGATCGTGAACACGATCTCCGCACCCTCGGGGTGGGCGAGGACCCGCACCGGATTGGTCACGGTCGCGCCCGACGGCAGCGTCACGTCGTGATCGACGATTCCGTATCCGTTGCGGGGCACGAACCGCACGGTGACCCGCCCCATGGGCGAGTCGACCACGAGCGCGTCCCCCTCGCGCACCACCTCGGTCCTGGCCAGACCCGCCGCCCACCTCGGCAGGTTGTCGGGATCGGACGCGAACTCGTACACC is part of the Rhodococcus sp. SGAir0479 genome and encodes:
- a CDS encoding OsmC family protein yields the protein MAEQTPNSAPAPTELWVERTGTRLYTGRSSRGAEVRIGSESVEGVFTPGELLKIALAACSGMSSDFPLSRRLGDDYDATIRVSGAADRENEVYPHLEETLELDLSELDEAARDRLVALVERSIDKVCTVGRTLKAGTTITLNVTQD
- a CDS encoding SRPBCC family protein, with translation MISRHVSRVIAASPNAVYEFASDPDNLPRWAAGLARTEVVREGDALVVDSPMGRVTVRFVPRNGYGIVDHDVTLPSGATVTNPVRVLAHPEGAEIVFTIRQLELTDDEFDRDTRMVEEDLDRLARLLTSP